The window GGACAAAAGGGGCAACTGAGACTTTTTTATGGAACTTAATGAGACGATATCTGTGAATTCAATTTTAATAATCCAGCTTTGCCCTATTTTTACTTCAATAAATTTAAGGTTTATGTTATCACCCTGTATTTATCCTGTGTGTTGTCAACCAGCTTGTTCCAGCACTCAGTGAAGCTTCAGGATGTTTCCACTGAGAGAAACATTTAAACTGGACTCTATAAGTGTTCACTGACTGACAAAGTGGAAGTTCAGTGGAACACATTTTAACCAACAGCTGTTGGGAGATGAGAAGTCATCCAAACTGTTGATGAACAACATTAACAACCCTGACAGACCCTTTACAGACACAATGTGGTGCAGCTCAGTACCATGTTGTAATGCTTCTTGGTGAGCAGCAGGATTCCTCCCACGTATGTCTTGTAGTGGTACAGCGGGTGCAGCTCAGGCGAGGCCACGTGGAACGGCCCGCCCTCAGGGAAACCATAGTCCAGAGCGTCGTTCAGAGGCAGCAGGTCCACGTCGTGCATCGCCAGGTAGTCTGTGTCGTTCCCGCTCTCCAGGTGACCCACATTGATCAGAGACGCCCGGTTAAATCTAAGAAACATAAGAAATAGTGTCTGGTGTCTGCTGCTTTTCGTTGTAatttctgacagtaaatgaGGAGTCTTGGGGTTTTGGAGTGTTGGCTGGACAAAAGAAGtcatttgaagacgtcactttgggctctgggaactTTTTAAGACACACAGGGCGGTAGTTTTAAGATGACACGCAGAGGACTTTTTAGGTACAGGGACGATGGTGGCTGTCTTGAGGTCTCATGGAATGACATTTTGGCACAAACGTGTCGTCTTTCCCATCAGGATGTGGAGGAAATGGAGGTGGAGTTATCAAAGCCAATAAACCTGCCTAATGACCGACTGCTGTTTGAGTCACATCACTGGATATCTTTAAGGACACCTGGAGACAGTCATTTTTTTTGCCGACTAAAACAGGCTATTTTTCCCGGGAAGACTGGACTGATCATGGTGACCAATACAAGTATTTTtggccaaaccatgatgtttttctaaccctaacaaagtggttttagtgcctaaacccaaTCAGAGCATAAACACAGCATTCTGATGAGAGgcaaaaaagaacaacaaaaacaaacactaaaagTTGTCAGTGGCCTGTGCGTCCTGTAGACTGGATGTGGGtttgttaaaacaataaaagtataaatgtaATAAAGTGAACATAGTCACAAATGTCTCCGTGGGCCTTCCTCACCTGTAGTGATCCACCTGGTTGATGACGATGATCTTGTGGCGGatcttcttcttgttgagaAATGTGTGCATGAAGGGAACGAACACCAGCAGCTCCTCGAAGCGTTCTCTGAACGGGATGATGAGGGCCAGTTTGTGAGGACCCCAGGAGGGGTCGTCCGCTGCAGACGCCTGAGTGTCAGCGGGACAGGGCGGAGGTGGCGGCGGCTGCTTCTGCTGGAGGCGTCTGTCTTCGTGAAGAGTGGCCGACATGTCGCCTGAACAGCTAAGCTGCAGCCAGAGCAGAGAGACGAGCAGCAGCACCATGCAGAGGCCAAACAGCTT of the Sparus aurata chromosome 18, fSpaAur1.1, whole genome shotgun sequence genome contains:
- the b4galt7 gene encoding beta-1,4-galactosyltransferase 7 — encoded protein: MMYSSRRKPVLYFKEERKFLSGKCTIYKLFGLCMVLLLVSLLWLQLSCSGDMSATLHEDRRLQQKQPPPPPPCPADTQASAADDPSWGPHKLALIIPFRERFEELLVFVPFMHTFLNKKKIRHKIIVINQVDHYRFNRASLINVGHLESGNDTDYLAMHDVDLLPLNDALDYGFPEGGPFHVASPELHPLYHYKTYVGGILLLTKKHYNMCNGMSNRFWGWGREDDEFYRRLRKAELQLFRPSGITTGYKTFMHIHDPAWRKRDQKRVASQKQEQFKVDPDGGLTNLRYQVESRQELTISGAPCTVINTKLECDQNETPWCLLG